The Ictalurus punctatus breed USDA103 chromosome 9, Coco_2.0, whole genome shotgun sequence genome contains a region encoding:
- the LOC108269556 gene encoding uncharacterized protein LOC108269556 translates to MDQSGTRESSFPAFLSCQGLMTFRDILDTVLHLSDEEWTTLSEDMTNQHTKLKFASICTEIVMSVSESVIGKMLPDLIERFGIESVLRAEAKLKEKDECESRSRSATLICSGQSLPEDSSDLKYNSVETGITKMKAAVQALKTVADDLNTSLKNMSPESDVKPETDDSVQLQNKATWDVSDTLVKNRATAVPDDQEEPSKLLADVDSCMEEVMWHLEKLYLDEKQQAKSSFYQKPQYKGKMYSVSNAETASEDSSFFTSRSDVILNEAAMAVTDILLEKAVPEHVDKLIGASFDSGPFRSQFSLKHAAMDNGRSVVMILDQFYESMQSIVGHATNSLDALAGFVGDAVDIGKEGPLKSARTTLKTVRSHLQEFLSEFSPEEIDWEEDEQVIDLCTEEVINQAVHLYRNELTDPISFTDIDILTSAPFQTKLSHRVSEIILQKLESCPSLMPTEGFSEGHLKDISSEISRSVSSTLQKFASAQLALRSGSSSQTPLSFFSPLILFIKVKYKLKQFFSMFMESPEKPNCSAESVKDDRVVPIHITDDGSDLVCDSFETTITKIKGAMQETIRRIASGQKSKAVADEMNRSLKNIFHEFDVKPETDDSVKLQNKATRDMSDMLVKIFSHILSQSGFDPNIVTSSEAKDITEMVVNGLVNAAEEKDDHACRSGTLISSKKPCSDLQDAAPAVPYDQEEPSKLLADVDSCTEEVMWQLEKLYLDEEQQAKSSFYQKPWYKGKKYSVSNAETASEDSSFFTSRSDVILDKAAVAVTDILMEKAIPEHVDKPIGALYEHLTNLTAECLPKSNRVGCCCSICSAGTEVNTINYIPCYSELLYIFAEESVRGSHDYVLKPSPKRTYLPWSDEGASGSTSEVISGSGAEHEDYLLEAAGTEVDTVNYIPCYSELLYIFAERSVRCSKRPPLPWSDEGASCSTSEVISGSGAEHEAEKNILDRPAGRPSPLFEESPEKDDDVLPIHNTYNGSAHVIMDGNEFLFKREKDTVGEQADSLRETPGTLSHRSSVDPASASIKEEEGHGFDIIPEKNSPINCGFKNVNIGADAEYGADAEYGADAEYGADVDADILKVSEQPTSSTEEDLPKISRRDSKVSRRFRSFRKRLNSIFSRDRDQSTL, encoded by the exons ATGGATCAGTCTGGAACACGTGAATCTTCCTTTCCAGCCTTCCTGAGCTGTCAGGGCCTGATGACCTTTAGGGACATTTTGGACACCGTTCTTCATCTGAGTGATGA GGAATGGACGACTTTGTCTGAGGACATGACGAATCAG CACACAAAACTGAAGTTTGCATCTATCTGCACCGAAATCGTGATGTCTGTGTCGGAGTCCGTCATCGGGAAGATGCTGCCGGATCTCATTGAACGTTTCGGGATTGAATCGGTTCTCCGTGCAGAAGCTAAGCTGAAGGAAAAGGATGAATGTGAATCAAGGAGCCGTTCTGCAACACTGATCTGCTCAGGTCAAAG TTTACCAGAAGACTCCTCTGATTTGAAATATAACTCAGTTGAAACAGGCATCACTAAAATGAAAGCTGCAGTGCAAGCGTTAAAGACCGTGGCTGATGACTTAAACACTTCCCTCAAAAACATGTCTCCTGAATCTGATGTTAAGCCTGAAACTGACGATTCAGTGCAGCTCCAAAACAAGGCTACATGGGATGTGAGTGATACGCTGGTGAAAAATCGTGCAACAGCAGTACCTGATGATCAGGAGGAACCTTCCAAACTGCTGGCTGATGTTGACAGCTGCATGGAGGAGGTCATGTGGCATCTTGAAAAATTATATTTGGATGAGAAGCAGCAGGCCAAGTCCAGCTTCTATCAAAAGCCACAGTATAAAGGAAAAATGTATAGTGTTTCAAATGCAGAAACGGCATCTGAGGATAGTAGCTTTTTCACAAGCAGGTCTGACGTTATCCTCAACGAAGCCGCTATGGCAGTTACAGACATTCTATTGGAAAAGGCAGTCCCAGAACATGTGGATAAACTAATAGGCGCGTCATTTGACTCTGGGCCTTTTAGAAGTCaattttcattaaaacatgCCGCTATGGATAATGGCAGATCAGTAGTTATGATTTTGGACCAGTTTTATGAGTCGATGCAATCCATAGTGGGACATGCAACAAATAGCTTGGATGCTCTTGCTGGTTTTGTAGGTGATGCTGTTGATATCGGAAAAGAAGGACCGTTGAAGAGTGCACGTACCACCTTAAAAACAGTGCGCAGTCATCTCCAAGAATTTCTTTCTGAATTTAGTCCAGAAGAGATTGACTGGGAGGAGGACGAGCAGGTTATTGACCTGTGCACAGAAGAGGTTATTAATCAAGCCGTTCATTTGTACAGGAATGAACTGACAGACCCGATTTCGTTCACAGATATCGATATCCTGACATCAGCCCCATTTCAGACCAAGTTATCCCATCGTGTAAGTGAGATCATCTTACAGAAGCTGGAGTCCTGTCCTTCATTGATGCCAACAGAAGGTTTCTCAGAAGGTCATCTCAAAGACATCTCTTCTGAGATTTCGAGATCTGTTAGCAGCACATTGCAGAAGTTTGCAAGTGCTCAGCTAGCTTTGAGAAGTGGCTCATCTTCCCAAACTCCACTGAGCTTCTTCTCTCCTTTGATTCTTTTCATTAAGGTGAAGTATAAGCTGAAGCAATTTTTCAGTATGTTTATGGAAAGTCCTGAGAAACCAAATTGCTCTGCAGAGTCAGTAAAAGATGATCGTGTCGTTCCGATTCATATCACAGACGATGGCTCTGATTTGGTATGTGACTCCTTTGAAACAACCATCACTAAAATCAAAGGTGCAATGCAGGAGACAATCCGGAGGATCGCATCAGGGCAAAAGTCAAAGGCCGTAGCCGATGAGATGAACAGATCACTCAAAAACATCTTTCATGAATTTGATGTTAAGCCTGAAACTGACGATTCAGTGAAGCTCCAAAACAAGGCTACACGGGATATGAGTGATATGCTGGTGAAaattttttcacatattttatCTCAGTCAGGTTTTGACCCCAACATAGTGACGtcttctgaggccaaggatATTACTGAAATGGTGGTCAATGGTTTAGTCAATGCTGCTGAGGAAAAAGATGATCATGCATGTCGAAGTGGGACCTTGATCTCCTCCAAAAAGCCTTGCTCAGATCTGCAGGATGCAGCACCAGCAGTGCCTTATGATCAGGAGGAACCTTCCAAACTGCTGGCTGATGTTGACAGCTGCACTGAGGAGGTCATGTGGCAGCTTGAAAAATTATATTTGGATGAGGAGCAGCAGGCCAAGTCCAGCTTCTATCAAAAGCCATggtataaaggaaaaaaatatagtGTTTCAAATGCAGAAACGGCATCTGAGGATAGTAGCTTTTTCACAAGCAGGTCTGACGTTATCCTCGACAAAGCCGCTGTGGCAGTTACAGACATTCTAATGGAAAAGGCAATCCCAGAACATGTGGATAAACCAATAGGCGCGTTATATGAGCACTTAACAAATCTAACAGCTGAATGTCTCCCCAAATCAAACAGAGTAGGATGTTGTTGCAGTATCTGTTCTGCAGGGACTGAGGTCAACACCATAAATTACATCCCTTGCTATTCCGAGCTACTTTACATTTTTGCGGAGGAGTCCGTCAGGGGCTCGCATGACTATGTGCTAAAGCCCAGCCCTAAACGTACATATCTGCCATGGTCTGATGAAGGTGCTTCAGGCAGTACTTCTGAAGTCATTTCAGGCTCAGGTGCAGAACATGAAGATTACCTTCTTGAGGCTGCAGGGACTGAGGTCGACACCGTAAATTATATCCCCTGCTATTCCGAGCTACTTTACATTTTTGCAGAGAGATCCGTCAGGTGCTCTAAACGTCCACCTCTGCCATGGTCTGATGAAGGTGCTTCATGCAGTACTTCTGAAGTCATTTCAGGCTCAGGTGCAGAACatgaagcagaaaaaaacatcttgGACAGACCAGCTGGCCGCCCATCGCCTTTGTTTGAAGAAAGTCCTGAGAAAGATGATGATGTTCTTCCGATTCATAACACCTACAATGGCAGTGCTCATGTAATAATGGATGGAAACGAGTTTTTGTTCAAAAGAGAAAAGGACACTGTAGGTGAGCAAGCAGATTCCCTTCGTGAGACACCAGGGACATTAAGTCATCGCAGCTCTGTAGATCCAGCATCTGCATCCATCAAGGAGGAGGAGGGACATGGGTTTGACATTATTCCGGAGAAAAACTCACCCATAAACTGTGGCTTTAAG AACGTGAACATTGGTGCAGATGCAGAATATGGTGCAGATGCAGAATATGGTGCAGATGCAGAATATGGTGCAGATGTAGATGCAGATATTCTGAAAGTCAGTGAGCAGCCCACCAGTTCCACCGAGGAAGACCTTCCCAAGA TTTCACGCCGTGATTCAAAGGTCTCCAGGCGCTTCAGGAGTTTCCGCAAACGCCTGAACAGCATCTTCTCCCGCGACAGAGATCAATCCACTCTCTAA